A part of Deltaproteobacteria bacterium genomic DNA contains:
- a CDS encoding HAMP domain-containing histidine kinase: protein MRDLSDRELLAVIEERLEAKDKAYAGLVELTGKLEELNRKLIESEDVKSSFLSNIRNEINNPLTSVLTMSEVLISGDELPDHATLRSIIGMIHKESFSLNFQLRNIFAAAELEAGEAVPGFSSVDMDSILKDVVSSLGHRAAEKKVSVYLDVQTELTEKAFRTDAEKVHRIATNLLANAIEFSPDGGEISVAAATEDGWLRISVRDRGPGIDPRDFNLLFERFRQLDSGASKQHLGHGLGLSIVKATVDLLGGDISVESSPGKGALFTVSVPEADMDVSTCAISMDGAEFFTQPETRRF from the coding sequence ATGCGAGACCTTTCGGACAGGGAACTCCTGGCCGTCATAGAGGAGAGGCTTGAGGCCAAGGACAAGGCCTATGCCGGGCTTGTCGAGCTTACGGGCAAGCTGGAGGAGCTCAACAGGAAGCTCATAGAATCCGAGGATGTGAAGTCCAGCTTTCTCTCGAACATAAGGAATGAGATAAACAACCCGCTCACGTCTGTCCTTACGATGTCCGAGGTCCTCATATCCGGCGACGAACTGCCGGACCATGCCACCCTCAGATCCATAATAGGGATGATACACAAGGAGTCCTTCAGCCTCAACTTCCAGCTCAGGAACATCTTCGCCGCGGCCGAGCTCGAGGCCGGCGAGGCGGTCCCTGGGTTCTCAAGCGTCGACATGGACTCGATACTTAAGGACGTGGTCTCCTCCCTGGGCCACAGGGCAGCGGAAAAGAAGGTCTCCGTGTACCTTGACGTCCAGACCGAGCTTACTGAGAAGGCATTCCGTACCGATGCCGAAAAAGTGCACAGGATCGCCACTAACCTCCTGGCCAACGCCATCGAGTTCAGCCCGGATGGGGGCGAAATTTCCGTTGCCGCCGCGACCGAGGACGGCTGGCTCAGGATATCGGTGAGGGACCGCGGCCCGGGCATAGACCCCCGCGATTTCAACCTGCTGTTCGAGAGGTTCAGGCAGCTTGACAGCGGCGCTTCGAAGCAGCACCTGGGGCACGGCCTGGGCTTATCGATAGTCAAGGCCACCGTGGACCTCCTCGGCGGGGATATATCGGTCGAGAGCAGCCCGGGAAAAGGGGCGCTCTTTACGGTATCGGTCCCCGAGGCCGACATGGATGTTTCCACCTGCGCCATTTCGATGGACGGCGCCGAGTTCTTTACCCAACCCGAGACCAGAAGGTTCTGA
- a CDS encoding chemotaxis response regulator protein-glutamate methylesterase gives MTKKTKVLVIDDSAVVRKVLTAIIGSEPDLEVIGAASDPFIAAEKIAHDLPDVITLDVEMPRMDGITFLQKLMSQHPIPTVVISSLAGGGSETALKALEYGAVEILQKPTIGTKEFLEESRVLICDAVRAASVAKLRRVPVHAVAPAPKLNADAVIAKSRPTKAMLRTTEKVIILGASTGGTEAISEFLMSMPLDSPGIVIVQHMPEKFTASFAKRLDSACRISVKEAEDNDTVIRGRALIAPGNRHMMLKRSGARYYVEIKDGPLVSRHRPSVDVLFRSAAMYAGKNAVGVILTGMGDDGSKGMKEMKEAGSFNIAQDERTSVVYGMPKEAVKAGAVDCVLPLNEIAGRVLKECA, from the coding sequence ATGACGAAAAAGACAAAGGTACTCGTAATAGACGATTCCGCGGTCGTGAGGAAGGTCCTGACGGCCATAATAGGCTCCGAGCCCGACCTCGAGGTCATCGGGGCGGCAAGCGACCCCTTTATCGCTGCCGAGAAGATAGCGCACGACCTGCCTGACGTCATAACCCTCGATGTCGAGATGCCGCGCATGGACGGCATCACCTTTCTCCAGAAGCTCATGAGCCAGCACCCGATACCGACGGTAGTCATCTCGAGCCTCGCGGGCGGAGGCTCGGAGACTGCGCTTAAGGCGCTTGAGTACGGCGCGGTCGAGATTTTGCAGAAGCCGACCATTGGCACTAAGGAGTTTCTCGAGGAATCACGCGTGCTCATATGTGACGCGGTTAGGGCCGCTTCCGTCGCGAAGCTCAGGAGGGTGCCGGTCCATGCGGTCGCCCCGGCCCCCAAGCTCAACGCGGACGCGGTCATCGCTAAATCCAGGCCCACGAAGGCCATGCTCCGGACGACCGAAAAGGTGATCATCCTCGGAGCCTCGACCGGCGGAACCGAAGCGATAAGCGAATTCCTCATGTCCATGCCTCTCGATTCGCCCGGCATAGTCATAGTCCAGCACATGCCCGAAAAGTTCACCGCATCGTTCGCAAAAAGGCTCGACTCCGCGTGCAGGATATCGGTAAAGGAGGCCGAGGACAACGATACCGTCATAAGGGGGAGGGCCCTCATCGCGCCGGGGAACAGGCACATGATGCTAAAGAGGAGCGGCGCGAGATATTATGTCGAGATAAAGGACGGGCCCCTCGTTTCGAGGCACAGGCCGTCGGTTGACGTCCTCTTCCGTTCCGCTGCCATGTACGCCGGGAAGAACGCCGTCGGGGTCATATTGACGGGCATGGGCGACGACGGCTCAAAGGGCATGAAGGAGATGAAGGAGGCCGGCTCATTCAATATCGCGCAGGACGAGCGCACCTCGGTCGTATACGGCATGCCCAAGGAGGCCGTAAAGGCCGGGGCAGTGGACTGCGTGCTGCCGCTTAATGAGATAGCGGGCCGGGTGCTCAAGGAATGCGCTTAG
- a CDS encoding chemotaxis protein CheD, producing the protein MLFAEAGSHSVVTVLGSCISVCLWDPERRAGGINHYLLPYWNGEGLRTPKYGNIAVPTLIERLLQVGCGKSRLVAKVFGGASVLESSGVLNVGERNITFARGALAEAGIHVACEDVGGTHGRKIMFHTGTGEVFVRKIGRHE; encoded by the coding sequence ATGCTATTTGCCGAGGCGGGCTCGCACAGCGTCGTGACGGTCCTCGGCTCGTGCATCTCTGTCTGCCTGTGGGACCCTGAGAGGAGGGCCGGGGGCATAAACCACTATCTCCTCCCGTACTGGAACGGAGAGGGCCTGAGGACACCCAAGTACGGCAATATCGCGGTCCCGACGCTGATAGAGAGGCTCCTTCAGGTCGGTTGCGGCAAGTCAAGGCTCGTGGCCAAGGTCTTCGGCGGCGCGAGCGTCCTCGAAAGCTCGGGGGTCCTTAACGTCGGTGAGCGTAATATTACGTTCGCCAGGGGCGCGCTTGCGGAAGCAGGCATACATGTCGCCTGCGAGGACGTCGGCGGAACGCACGGGAGAAAAATAATGTTCCATACCGGCACCGGCGAGGTGTTCGTAAGGAAGATAGGGCGGCATGAATGA
- a CDS encoding protein-glutamate O-methyltransferase has translation MEYAISPVDDIDVASPGGLKRLSEGDFQRLSTFIQQELGIKMPPAKKALLESRLQKRLRALGCKTFSEYCDTLFGPGGMARELVFMLDLVTTNKTDFFRESHHFDLLLQSILPAMVRESGRRVSIWSAGCSTGEEPYTLAMVLSEFASGHPGLGFDFDILATDISTRVLEMASKGIYKEERLVPVPESFRRRYFLRSRDRSSGLVRVAPEVREKVRFARLNLMDEEFPIESPLDIIFCRNVIIYFNRETQERLMWKFCNYLKPGGYLFLGHSETLSGLGLPLKKVAASVYIKC, from the coding sequence ATGGAATACGCGATAAGCCCTGTTGACGATATCGACGTGGCGTCCCCGGGGGGCCTCAAAAGGCTTTCCGAGGGCGATTTTCAGCGGCTCAGTACTTTCATCCAGCAGGAGCTCGGGATCAAGATGCCGCCGGCAAAGAAGGCGCTACTCGAGTCCAGGCTCCAGAAGCGCCTCCGTGCGCTCGGGTGCAAGACCTTTTCCGAGTACTGCGACACGCTATTCGGCCCCGGCGGCATGGCGCGGGAGCTGGTCTTCATGCTCGACCTGGTCACGACGAACAAAACCGATTTTTTCAGGGAGTCGCATCATTTCGACCTGCTCCTCCAGAGCATACTTCCAGCCATGGTCCGCGAGTCGGGCCGCCGCGTCTCCATCTGGAGCGCCGGCTGCTCAACGGGCGAGGAACCATATACCCTCGCTATGGTCTTAAGCGAGTTCGCGTCAGGCCACCCGGGGCTCGGTTTCGATTTCGATATCCTGGCTACCGACATCTCGACACGGGTGCTTGAGATGGCCAGCAAGGGGATTTACAAGGAAGAGAGACTCGTTCCTGTGCCGGAGAGCTTCAGAAGACGCTATTTCCTGAGGAGCAGAGACAGGTCATCGGGGCTCGTGCGGGTCGCGCCGGAGGTGAGGGAAAAGGTAAGGTTCGCGAGGCTTAACCTCATGGACGAGGAGTTCCCGATTGAAAGCCCGCTCGACATTATCTTCTGCAGGAACGTCATTATCTACTTCAACAGGGAAACGCAGGAGCGGCTCATGTGGAAGTTCTGCAACTACCTCAAGCCCGGCGGGTATCTTTTCCTCGGCCATTCCGAGACGCTTAGCGGGCTCGGGCTTCCGCTTAAGAAAGTAGCCGCGTCCGTATACATAAAGTGCTGA